The window GTAGGTTCCAAGCTGTACAAAAAATGGAGTTTTACTTCACActgaaaagattttttttgaaaaagtacACTGAAAAGATATAGCTCCATTCATTTGACTTGTCAGCCAACCTAtcaacagtatttttttctcacactaAATTAGTACTAATTATCAATCAACAGTAATTtctttcataacaaatcagcactagtCACTAGCCACGGTCAAGTGAGCGAGATCAATAGATCATGATGATAGGCATCGAGAGGAGGCGTGCGACTCACAGTTTTGGACACTGCTCgacaaaaaaaagggaaaaaaattaCGCGTGATGTGAGACTGAGCGAGTGAACGGCGTGTTTGATATTAGGGCTGTGCAAGGCCTGGCCAGCGAGCCGGGCCCAGGCCAGCCACGGCCCGGCCTGCAGTGCACAAGTGTTCTTGTTTGATTTGCATGCAGCATTTGGGCAAGGTTATTACTTTTCTGTGCTTGATTCACAGCCAGCAGCCTGGCCCAACCCCAACTACCAAAACGAGATGGTGTTTGATTCCAGCCAATCCAGCATGGCCCATGGAGTCAAAACTCAACATATTTCAACAGCAACACATGAAAATAACAAAGTTCACATGATCAGGTCTGAAATAATAGCCTAAGCTAATTACCCAACATCATCGGCCATTTCAAAATAACACCAGTTTTCATCATCACACAGTTATCATCAACTAATCATCATGGGTGTAAAAAATAATCAGGTGGCATGAGTAAACATATTATGAAGTAATGAAACATGAATGGATATAAATAGCATACAACTTCATATCAGTGCAACAGCAAGCCAACAGAGGCTGCATTTGAATACAACAAGTTGAAATATAAGTACACTATCCTTAGTTAGCCACCCTCCTGCTAATTAAACCCAAAAGAACAGGTGCTGGTCAGCCATCTACCATGCACAGTTTCTAGCTAAGATGGAACCCAAAAGAGAAGAGAGTGGGGGAGGGAGGTGGAGGAACTATACTTCTCAACAGTCAACCCCCTCTAAGTGCTGTCTGCACAACATGGACAGAACTACAAATAGTAGTTCTTGGCCAGGTAGGTCCTTAGCCATATGGCCCTATGGGGGGTGGACATGTTGACAAAACCAGTTGCAACAGCCTTGTTCTCAAGGAGATGGGTGTAGGCAACAATCAAGGCCTCAGTGGAGAAGTCAggcatctccatctccatgacaGCAAGGTAGAGGTCTGGATCGACATGTGCAGCACCTGTTTTCAGCATAGCATTGGCAACATTGTTGACAGCATCTGTCATGTTGGTCATCATAAGCATCTCTTCCTCACTAAAGTTGGCCCTCTTCCTCTTAGCCCCTACAATGTTGTCTTTGCTGCCCTCCCCAAACACAGGTGATGTGGCCTTGCTGCCCTCCCCAAACTCAGAAGTACCACAAGAGAAGTCCTGCCCCTCAAGCTTAGCAGCCACACTGTCTGCATTGTTCACCCCCAATGgttcattggaccctaaggcaAACCTACCAGTTGCCAAAGTGCTACCAAAGAGGGCCTCCATCTCTTTGTAGAACCTGATGGGGGTGTTGAGGTATTCAGCATCCTTAGGGTGGTCCTGTAGTGAGTCCACAAAGTGAAGAAGATACCAGACAGTTAAGAAGAGAGGCCAGAGTTAAGAAGAGAATTGTACAGGCTGTCATACATTACTTAGTACCTTGCAATGACCAAGGTAGTGGTCCTGCTCAAGCATTATGGCATGGACATCATCATCAAATGTTGCCCCACTAAGGTCCTTCAACTTGGCTACCTTAGCCCACTTTTGTTTCCACTTTCTCAGATGATTGTACACCTGAGTTGGACTAACAGCCACCCCACTATAGTCCCTAAGAGCCTTAGCTACAGCATTGACATCCTTATCTTTGTATGTCTTGTCAGTCCTAGACCCCTCAGACACAATCTGGGCCATCCTCATTAGGACAAAACCAGAAGTGTTGTTATTCCACCTCATGGGTCCTTGCTGTCCTACAGCAACTGCAGGCTCACCATTAGGTGGTCCCCCATCCAGGTCAACCAAAGCAGGTTGTGCTGGCTGACCAAGTGCCGCTGCACCTTGCATCAAGGTAGCAGCAGGCACAAATACAGCATCGACATCACCATTACTAGCAGCCATCCTACCATTGTAAAAGGTACAGAAGCAATGAAGCACAAATAACCACTGTAAAAGGTACAGAAGCAATGAAGCAAAAATAATCAAATTGCAACATGGTCTCAGACATAGCATTGTAAGACTACATCAACAATCCACCACACATTAGTTCCATATCCAGGGTCTACAAATTATTTTACACATCCATGACATACAAGTAAATCAAGTCCTAGATGTCCCCCTAGCAGCCCACATAGCATTGCAAATCTCATCCCTAAGAGTCACCATGGTAGGTGAGTCTAGAGGCACCTCTCCCTCATCATCCTCAGGCAGGTCACCATGAAAACCTTCCTCTACTGGTACAATCTCATCTAGGCCAAACCCAATGATCCAATTGTGCAGAATGCAGCAAGCCAGTACAAGCTTAACTTGACTCTTGTACTTGTGGAAAGATTTGTTGTCAATAATTCTGAACCGACCCTTAAGTGCACCAAAGGCCCTCTCAACTGATACCCTGAGAGAGGAGTGCCTAATATTGAATAGCTCTTTTGCAGTGGCGGGGTGGTTTCTGTTCCCAAACTCACTCAAGTGGTATCTGACCCCCCTAAATGGAGGCAAGAAGCCAAGTCTGCATGCATATCCACCATCTACCAGGTAAAAATGACCTACAATGTGTGGAGAAGCAGTGTCAAAATGTGTACTAGGTTGCAGTGGGCATAAGTAAATCTCTAGCTAATGCAGTTACCTGCAGGGACAGTGAAGCCATCATTTCTCTCAATGGCATCAGCCAGGATTAGTGCATCATGGGCTGAGCCCTCCCAGCCAGCAAGAACATATGTAAACTTTAGGTCAAAGCTCACTGCAGCCATCATATTCTGTGTTGGATGCTTGTGTCTACCCCTGAAAGCTTGTTGCATGTGTCTAGGAACCCTTGCCAACACATGTGTGCCATCAATGGCACCAATGCAATTCTACAAAAAATTGGCGAAGTGCATTTAAGCAACAAGTGTACCAAGTGTCGCCAACCTAATGAGATGTGCATCTAATGAACAAGTACCTTCAAAAAAGGAAACCATCTGTGGCTCCCCAAAATCTTTGGATGTGTGGCAGTGGAAGGAGGCTTCATCATGTCAGTCCTTAACTCACCAATTGCATACAACACTTGGTGAAAGACTCTACTCACAGTCTCAATGGACCTCCTAAAAGATTGGCGCACTACCCTAAATCTCTGGTTGTGACCAACCACATGCAAAAACATTGCCACCTGCTCTTCCACAGGACACCCTACTGTCTCAGGTACAAGGCCTCTATTTCTGAGCAGGTTacataaagaaaaaaatgggacTCTTCTCATGCGCAGCATTGCAACGCATTCAACATCGTTGTAATTGTACATCAATTGCAGTGTGCTCTGCCTATGCCTCTCAGCATGAGTCCTAGGGCCATAAGGGATTGCCTCTTCTCCCCTAATCCTTCTAAGCCTATTTACTACAAAGGTCACCATCACAACAACCATCCCAGCTGCTTGCCTAGCCATCAAAGCATATTGTGCATTTGCATCCATCTACATTCATTCACAAATGTATAAGTAATTTAGGTAGACCTTGGCTGGCCTCTGCATGGTAGTGGAAGCATTCACAAAAAGGCACGGCCCGCATAAAAAATGCCTCCCTGTGCCACATAAGCTATTCATCATCGACCATTCATCTCCCAGTACCAACAAAACATGAACATCGACAAGAATAGTATCACTATGAAACAAATCAACGAAGTACCAACAATAAGAACAAGTAACCATGGACGACAATAGGCAGGATTTACCATGAGTATAGTAAACATCAACAAAAAGTACAGAGATCCGAGGCAAACATTAAAAGTAGACCGAGAAGGTTGGGGGAAAAACCGATTTCACCTCGGGTGAGTCGGAGGGGTGCAGATGCTGCTCAAATCGGAAGGTGGTGGGGAGGAAGGAGCAGATCTGGACGACGAAGCACAAGAGACGCAAGATCCACGAACAGAAACACcgcctcgccggagaagaagaagaaggaagaagcccGCCTCGCCGGAGCCCGCCAACAGAGGGAGCCGCGCCGCCTGGACGCAGATCCACACCGGGAGAACGAAGACGAACCCCGCGGAACGCAACCGACGCGCCGGCAACGGAGCTCACCTCGACGACAGTATCTCAACGGGAGTGGAGTGtggagaggaggagaagagcaGAGAAAGGGAGAAGGGGGTTAATATAGGCCATGGATTTCGGTGGGGAAGGAAGCGCGCGGAAGTTTCCCTCTTCCCCCGCGAGCCCGCCAGAGCCGCGCGCAGCCGCCAGAATCGCCAGCGTGAGCGCCGCAAGAGCATGGCCGAGGAGAAACGAAAACCTAGAGCGTATGGCCAGAGCCaggagagagaagggatttTGCACGCCGCAGGCCAGGCTCCCAATCCGGGCCAAGTAAATCAAACACCCGCTCTGCACGCCACGGGCTCGGCCTCCCCCTTTTGGCCCATATCATGACTAGCCACCACCATCCTCTTTGTTTGGAAACTGATCGCCGCCCATTTCCGCCACTGTACGGACGCCCACCGTGCTCTGCTCACATGCGCG is drawn from Panicum virgatum strain AP13 chromosome 1N, P.virgatum_v5, whole genome shotgun sequence and contains these coding sequences:
- the LOC120653708 gene encoding uncharacterized protein LOC120653708 → MAASNGDVDAVFVPAATLMQGAAALGQPAQPALVDLDGGPPNGEPAVAVGQQGPMRWNNNTSGFVLMRMAQIVSEGSRTDKTYKDKDVNAVAKALRDYSGVAVSPTQVYNHLRKWKQKWAKVAKLKDLSGATFDDDVHAIMLEQDHYLGHCKDHPKDAEYLNTPIRFYKEMEALFGSTLATGRFALGSNEPLGVNNADSVAAKLEGQDFSCGTSEFGEGSKATSPVFGEGSKDNIVGAKRKRANFSEEEMLMMTNMTDAVNNVANAMLKTGAAHVDPDLYLAVMEMEMPDFSTEALIVAYTHLLENKAVATGFVNMSTPHRAIWLRTYLAKNYYL